One stretch of Microvirga lotononidis DNA includes these proteins:
- the urtE gene encoding urea ABC transporter ATP-binding subunit UrtE: protein MLSVENLSLYYGAAQALRGVSVSASIGEVTCVLGRNGVGKTSLLRAITGQRPIASGSIHFESRDIARLKPFERAALGIAYVPQGREIFPLLTVKENLETGFAPLKRGERTIPEEVFDLFPVLKSMLGRRGGDLSGGQQQQLAIGRALVTRPRLLVLDEPTEGIQPSIIKDIGRAITYLRDRKDMAILLVEQYFDFARDLADRFVVMERGEIVQHGDRLALEGDDVRQRLAI from the coding sequence ATGCTCTCTGTCGAGAACCTTTCTCTCTATTACGGTGCCGCGCAGGCCCTGCGCGGCGTCTCCGTCAGCGCCTCCATCGGCGAGGTCACCTGCGTGCTCGGCCGGAACGGCGTCGGCAAGACGTCGTTGCTGCGCGCCATCACCGGGCAGCGCCCGATTGCGAGCGGAAGCATCCATTTCGAAAGCCGCGATATCGCCCGCCTCAAGCCCTTCGAGCGCGCGGCGCTCGGGATCGCCTATGTCCCGCAGGGCCGCGAGATCTTTCCACTGCTGACCGTGAAGGAAAATCTCGAGACGGGATTTGCCCCCCTGAAGCGTGGCGAGAGGACGATCCCTGAGGAGGTGTTCGATCTGTTTCCGGTCCTGAAATCCATGTTGGGCCGGCGCGGTGGCGATCTCTCCGGCGGCCAGCAGCAGCAACTGGCCATCGGGCGGGCCCTGGTCACGCGGCCGCGCCTGCTCGTGCTCGACGAGCCCACTGAAGGCATCCAGCCCTCCATCATCAAGGATATCGGCCGAGCGATAACCTACTTGCGTGATCGGAAGGATATGGCCATCCTTCTGGTCGAGCAGTATTTCGACTTCGCCCGCGATCTGGCCGACCGGTTCGTGGTGATGGAGCGCGGCGAGATTGTCCAGCACGGCGACCGCTTGGCGCTTGAGGGAGATGATGTCCGTCAGCGCTTGGCCATTTGA
- the urtD gene encoding urea ABC transporter ATP-binding protein UrtD, with product MAAPITPTLLYLDNVSVSFDGFRALNALSLAVDHAEMRAIIGPNGAGKTTMMDVITGKTRPNEGTALFEGTHDLTALDEAAIAELGIGRKFQTPTVFEMHSVEDNILLALKENRSAFATLLSRRTARERERIDALLERVRLTAHRHRKAGELSHGQKQWLEIGMLLAQQPKLLLIDEPAAGMTDQETADTADLLRDIAKTQAVIVVEHDMTFVRDLDVKVTCLHEGSVLAEGTLDAVSANERVVEVYLGR from the coding sequence ATGGCGGCACCCATCACCCCGACGCTTCTCTATCTCGACAATGTCTCCGTGTCCTTCGACGGCTTCCGGGCCTTGAATGCCCTGTCTCTCGCGGTCGATCACGCGGAGATGCGCGCCATCATCGGCCCCAACGGTGCGGGCAAGACCACGATGATGGACGTGATCACCGGCAAGACCCGTCCGAACGAGGGCACCGCCCTGTTCGAGGGCACGCACGACCTGACGGCGCTCGACGAGGCGGCGATCGCCGAACTCGGGATCGGCCGCAAGTTCCAGACGCCGACCGTGTTCGAGATGCACAGCGTCGAGGACAACATCCTGCTCGCCCTCAAGGAGAACCGTTCGGCCTTTGCCACGCTGCTGTCGCGGCGCACCGCCCGGGAGCGCGAGCGCATCGACGCCCTTCTTGAGCGGGTGCGCCTGACTGCGCATCGTCACCGCAAGGCGGGAGAACTGTCCCACGGCCAGAAGCAATGGCTGGAGATCGGCATGCTGCTGGCGCAACAGCCGAAGCTCCTGCTGATCGACGAGCCCGCTGCCGGCATGACCGATCAGGAGACCGCCGATACGGCCGATCTCCTGCGCGACATCGCGAAGACGCAGGCCGTCATCGTTGTGGAGCACGACATGACCTTCGTGCGCGACCTCGACGTGAAGGTCACCTGCCTTCACGAAGGCTCCGTGCTCGCCGAAGGCACGCTCGATGCGGTGAGCGCGAACGAGCGGGTCGTCGAGGTTTATCTGGGACGATGA
- the urtC gene encoding urea ABC transporter permease subunit UrtC: MTTQSVLDRHSIIVLLLLGAAAILVPVLNVAVAPGSPLHLSDHLVPLIGKYVCFALLALSVDLIWGFCGILSLGHGAFFALGGYAMGMYLMRQIGPRGVYADPILPDFMVFLNWKELPWFWQGFDWFPFAALMVLIVPGLLAFVFGWFAFRSRVTGVYLSIITQAMTFALMLAFFRNDMGFGGNNGLTDFKDILGFPIQSASTRIVLFVLSVGALAGGYLLCRWVVNSKFGKVLVAVRDAESRTRFLGYRVEHYKLAVFTLSAMLAGVAGALYVPQVGIINPSEFAPANSIELVIWVAVGGRGTLAGPILGAFLVNAGKTWFTGVLPEFWLFALGGLFVFVTLLMPRGILGAATDLWTGAARRMKSRPVPETVSQAAE; this comes from the coding sequence ATGACAACGCAATCGGTGCTCGATCGCCATAGCATCATCGTCCTCCTCCTGCTCGGAGCGGCCGCCATTCTGGTGCCGGTCCTGAACGTGGCCGTTGCGCCGGGATCGCCGCTCCACCTGTCGGACCATCTCGTGCCGCTCATCGGCAAGTATGTCTGTTTTGCCCTGCTGGCGCTCTCGGTCGATCTGATCTGGGGTTTCTGCGGCATTCTCTCTCTCGGGCATGGCGCCTTCTTCGCGCTCGGGGGCTATGCGATGGGCATGTACCTCATGCGCCAGATCGGTCCGCGCGGAGTTTATGCCGATCCGATCCTTCCTGACTTCATGGTGTTCCTGAACTGGAAGGAGCTGCCTTGGTTCTGGCAGGGTTTCGACTGGTTTCCGTTCGCAGCCCTCATGGTGCTCATCGTGCCGGGACTTCTGGCCTTCGTGTTCGGATGGTTCGCCTTCCGCTCGCGCGTGACCGGCGTCTACCTTTCCATCATCACGCAGGCCATGACCTTCGCTCTGATGCTCGCTTTCTTTCGCAACGACATGGGCTTCGGTGGCAATAACGGATTGACCGACTTCAAGGACATCCTCGGCTTCCCAATTCAGTCCGCCTCGACGCGCATCGTCCTCTTCGTCCTGTCCGTGGGGGCGCTGGCCGGCGGCTATCTGCTATGCCGTTGGGTGGTCAATTCGAAGTTCGGCAAGGTGCTCGTCGCAGTTCGCGACGCGGAGAGCCGCACGCGCTTCCTCGGCTATCGCGTCGAGCACTACAAGCTCGCCGTCTTCACGCTCTCGGCCATGCTGGCGGGTGTTGCGGGCGCGCTCTACGTGCCGCAGGTCGGCATCATCAATCCGAGCGAGTTCGCGCCGGCCAATTCGATCGAGTTGGTCATCTGGGTGGCGGTCGGCGGCCGTGGAACGCTGGCCGGCCCCATTCTCGGTGCGTTCCTGGTGAATGCGGGCAAGACCTGGTTCACGGGCGTGCTGCCGGAATTCTGGCTCTTCGCCCTCGGTGGCCTCTTCGTCTTCGTCACGCTCCTGATGCCGCGCGGGATCCTAGGCGCCGCCACGGATCTCTGGACGGGCGCCGCCCGGAGGATGAAGTCCCGGCCGGTGCCCGAGACGGTCTCGCAGGCGGCGGAGTAG
- the urtB gene encoding urea ABC transporter permease subunit UrtB, translating into MTSLRSILQAIVLLIGTMSAAMAGPYEDALPKFATDSYADTEAAIGAVATSGYTQAMSLVEALRDGRLMAAAGRVYIREAAGGFVDAATGQAVAPPAGAKPVRVNNRVRRAVEAALGSMTLLSPQSDIRLDAARAVFRSRDAAALPTLERAIAQESDARVREALESARAAVLLGKADVSTADKLAAIETLRARGDQEALALLSSLPSGTPTEVSDAASKAVDGIRSRLALWNGVQNVWYGISLGSVLLLAAIGLSITFGTMGVINMAHGEMVMIGAYTTFLVQEVIRNHAPGLFGASLFIALPLAFLVAGLIGILIERTVIRFLYGRPLETLLATWGLSLILQQGVRTIFGPTNREVGTPAWMSGALEIGGLSLTYNRIAIVVFAFAVSTALLLVLRYTALGLYVRAVTQNRRMAGSMGIRTNRIDALAFGLGSGVAGIAGVALSQIDNVSPNLGQGYIIDSFMVVVFGGVGNLWGTLVGAMTLGVANKLLEPYAGAVLGKIVLLIAIILFIQRRPRGLFALKGRAVEA; encoded by the coding sequence ATGACCAGCTTGCGCAGCATTCTGCAGGCCATCGTTCTGCTCATCGGGACGATGTCGGCCGCCATGGCTGGCCCCTATGAGGACGCCCTGCCCAAATTCGCGACCGACAGCTATGCCGATACAGAGGCGGCGATCGGCGCCGTCGCGACCAGCGGCTATACGCAGGCCATGAGCCTCGTCGAAGCCCTGCGCGACGGACGGCTGATGGCCGCTGCGGGCCGGGTCTATATCCGCGAGGCCGCAGGCGGGTTCGTCGATGCCGCGACAGGGCAGGCGGTCGCACCTCCTGCGGGTGCCAAGCCGGTGCGGGTCAACAATCGTGTCCGCCGCGCCGTCGAAGCCGCGCTCGGCAGCATGACGTTGCTCAGCCCGCAGTCCGACATACGGCTCGATGCCGCCCGCGCGGTCTTCCGCTCGCGCGATGCAGCGGCGCTTCCGACCCTCGAGCGGGCCATCGCCCAGGAGAGCGACGCTCGCGTGAGAGAGGCGCTCGAAAGCGCCCGCGCGGCCGTTCTCCTCGGCAAAGCCGATGTTTCAACGGCCGACAAGCTCGCCGCCATCGAAACCCTGCGCGCCCGTGGCGACCAGGAGGCGCTGGCGCTCCTGTCCTCCCTGCCATCCGGAACGCCCACGGAGGTATCCGATGCCGCGAGCAAGGCCGTCGACGGCATTCGCTCCCGGCTTGCGCTCTGGAACGGCGTGCAGAACGTCTGGTACGGGATCTCCCTCGGGTCGGTCCTGCTGCTGGCCGCGATCGGTCTCTCCATCACCTTCGGCACGATGGGCGTCATCAACATGGCCCATGGCGAGATGGTCATGATCGGAGCCTACACGACCTTCCTCGTGCAGGAGGTGATCCGAAACCACGCTCCCGGCCTTTTCGGCGCATCGCTCTTCATCGCGCTGCCGCTCGCCTTCCTGGTGGCCGGGCTGATCGGCATTCTCATCGAGCGGACGGTGATCCGCTTCCTGTATGGCCGGCCGCTCGAAACGCTTCTGGCCACATGGGGACTGTCCCTCATTCTTCAGCAGGGTGTGCGCACGATCTTCGGCCCCACCAACCGCGAGGTCGGCACGCCCGCCTGGATGAGCGGCGCGCTGGAGATCGGGGGCTTGAGCCTCACCTATAACCGCATCGCCATCGTGGTCTTCGCCTTCGCGGTCTCCACGGCTCTGCTCCTCGTGCTGCGCTACACCGCGCTCGGCCTCTATGTCCGCGCCGTCACGCAGAACCGGCGCATGGCGGGCTCCATGGGCATCAGGACCAACCGCATCGATGCCCTGGCCTTCGGGCTCGGATCCGGCGTCGCCGGAATTGCCGGCGTGGCGCTCTCGCAGATCGACAACGTCAGCCCCAATCTCGGGCAGGGCTACATCATCGACAGCTTCATGGTGGTCGTGTTCGGCGGCGTCGGAAATCTCTGGGGCACGCTGGTCGGTGCGATGACGCTCGGCGTCGCCAACAAGCTCCTCGAACCCTATGCGGGCGCGGTGCTCGGCAAGATCGTCCTGCTCATCGCGATCATTCTCTTCATCCAGAGGCGTCCGCGCGGTCTCTTCGCGCTCAAAGGCAGGGCGGTCGAAGCATGA
- the urtA gene encoding urea ABC transporter substrate-binding protein → MALASAALVSGAVMGTAQAQETIKVGVLHSLSGTMAISETTLKDVMLMLIDEQNKKGGLLGKKLEAVVVDPASNWPLFAEKARELISQNKVAAVFGCWTSVSRKSVLPVFKELNSILFYPVQYEGEESERNVFYTGAAPNQQAIPAVDYLAKEEKVERWVLAGTDYVYPRTTNKILEAYLKSKGVKSEDIMINYTPFGHSDWQTIVADIKKFGSAGKKTAVVSTINGDANVPFYKELANQGVKATDIPVVAFSVGEEELAGIDTKPLVGHLAAWNYFQSVDTPENKAFIEKWKAFTKNDKRVTNDPMEAHVIGFNMWVKAVEKAGSTDPDKVIDAIVGVEVPNLTGGVSKMLPNHHITKPVLIGEIKEDGQFETVSQTDALVPGDAWSKYLEGSKDLIADWKDLKCGNYNTVTKKCGA, encoded by the coding sequence ATGGCGCTGGCCTCCGCCGCGCTGGTCTCCGGCGCTGTCATGGGAACGGCGCAAGCGCAGGAGACGATCAAGGTCGGTGTTCTGCACTCTCTGTCCGGCACGATGGCGATCAGTGAGACGACGTTGAAGGACGTCATGCTGATGCTCATCGACGAGCAGAACAAGAAGGGCGGTCTGCTCGGCAAGAAGCTCGAGGCGGTCGTCGTCGATCCCGCGTCCAACTGGCCTCTCTTCGCCGAAAAGGCCCGCGAGCTGATCAGCCAGAACAAGGTCGCGGCCGTGTTCGGATGCTGGACCTCCGTGTCCCGCAAATCCGTGCTGCCGGTGTTCAAGGAACTCAACAGCATCCTCTTCTATCCCGTGCAATACGAGGGCGAGGAAAGCGAACGGAATGTGTTCTACACGGGCGCCGCGCCGAACCAGCAGGCCATTCCGGCCGTCGACTATCTCGCCAAGGAGGAAAAGGTCGAGCGCTGGGTCCTCGCCGGCACCGACTATGTCTATCCGCGCACAACCAACAAGATTCTCGAAGCCTACTTGAAGTCCAAGGGCGTGAAGTCCGAGGACATCATGATCAACTACACGCCCTTCGGTCATTCCGATTGGCAGACCATCGTGGCCGACATCAAGAAGTTCGGCTCGGCCGGCAAGAAGACGGCCGTCGTCTCCACCATCAATGGCGATGCCAACGTGCCGTTCTACAAGGAACTCGCCAACCAGGGCGTGAAGGCGACGGACATCCCGGTCGTGGCCTTCTCCGTCGGCGAAGAAGAGCTTGCCGGCATCGACACCAAGCCGCTCGTCGGGCACCTTGCCGCCTGGAACTACTTCCAGTCCGTCGACACGCCCGAGAACAAGGCCTTCATCGAGAAATGGAAAGCCTTCACCAAGAACGACAAGCGCGTCACCAACGACCCGATGGAAGCGCACGTGATCGGCTTCAACATGTGGGTGAAGGCTGTCGAGAAGGCCGGCAGCACGGATCCCGACAAGGTGATCGACGCCATCGTGGGTGTCGAGGTTCCGAACCTGACCGGCGGCGTTTCCAAGATGCTCCCGAACCATCACATCACCAAGCCGGTTCTCATCGGCGAGATCAAGGAGGACGGGCAGTTCGAAACCGTCTCTCAGACGGATGCGCTCGTCCCGGGCGATGCCTGGTCGAAGTATCTCGAAGGCTCGAAGGACCTGATCGCCGACTGGAAGGATCTCAAGTGCGGCAACTACAACACCGTCACGAAGAAGTGCGGCGCGTGA
- the glgA gene encoding glycogen synthase GlgA: protein MLESFELEADAALPTTAHAELQDMVPSSVSVKRRQSILFVTSEIADYIKAGGLGEVSAALPRALRRQYDVRILIPGYRQVLSQIGPVEEIARLPASFGIPACGLGRGTTQDGLTVYVLLCPELYDRDGSPYVDGFGMDWSDNDIRFARLGLAAADIACGSGDPLWRADLMHLNDWPSGLASAYLAWRGQHIPTILTIHNLAYQGNFDRSRMSHLGIPDAAFQINGVEFYGKLSFLKAGIYYSSHITTVSSTYAQEITRPEFGCGLDGLLRTCAEQGRLDGIINGIDESWDPSRDPYLVSPFSAENWRGKRINADNVRENFGLALSNGPLFAVVSRLVHQKGVDLAISAAETIVSQGGQIAVIGQGEPRFESELQALASRHPGSVGVKIGYDEGDARRMYAGSDFLLMPSRFEPCGLSQMYAQRFGSLPIAHRTGGLADTIEDGINGFLFGEPSLGRFMDAIRRGLETFRSGSRLTAMRRAAMSRPHGWDRSASRYQEVYERACRTALA from the coding sequence ATGCTGGAATCATTTGAACTGGAAGCCGATGCGGCTCTCCCGACGACGGCGCATGCCGAATTGCAGGACATGGTTCCGTCGTCCGTTTCCGTGAAACGTCGTCAGTCCATTCTATTCGTTACGTCCGAAATTGCCGACTACATCAAGGCCGGTGGCCTGGGCGAGGTCTCCGCGGCGCTCCCGCGCGCTCTCCGGCGCCAATACGACGTGCGCATTCTCATCCCGGGCTATCGTCAGGTTCTGTCGCAGATCGGACCGGTGGAAGAGATTGCCCGCCTGCCTGCCTCCTTCGGGATCCCCGCCTGCGGCCTGGGGCGCGGCACGACGCAGGACGGTCTGACGGTCTATGTTCTGCTCTGCCCGGAACTCTATGACCGCGACGGCTCGCCTTATGTCGACGGCTTCGGCATGGACTGGAGCGACAACGACATTCGTTTCGCACGCCTCGGCCTTGCCGCAGCGGATATCGCTTGCGGCAGCGGCGATCCCCTCTGGCGTGCCGACCTTATGCATCTCAATGATTGGCCGTCGGGTCTCGCATCGGCTTATCTGGCTTGGCGCGGACAGCACATTCCAACCATCCTGACGATTCACAACCTTGCCTATCAGGGCAACTTCGATCGCAGCCGGATGTCCCATCTCGGTATTCCCGACGCGGCGTTCCAGATCAACGGCGTCGAGTTCTACGGCAAGCTCTCCTTCCTGAAGGCAGGCATCTATTACTCGTCCCACATCACGACGGTCAGCTCGACCTATGCCCAGGAGATCACGCGGCCGGAATTCGGCTGCGGTCTCGACGGCTTGCTGCGGACCTGCGCCGAACAGGGCCGACTGGACGGCATCATCAACGGCATCGACGAGAGCTGGGACCCGAGCCGGGATCCCTATCTGGTGAGCCCTTTCTCGGCGGAGAACTGGCGCGGCAAGCGCATCAATGCCGACAATGTCCGCGAGAATTTCGGCCTTGCCCTGTCGAACGGGCCGCTCTTCGCGGTCGTTTCGCGGCTGGTTCACCAGAAAGGCGTCGATCTTGCCATCTCGGCGGCCGAAACCATCGTTTCGCAGGGCGGGCAGATCGCGGTCATCGGCCAGGGCGAGCCGCGCTTCGAATCCGAATTGCAGGCGCTCGCGAGCCGTCATCCCGGTTCCGTCGGCGTGAAGATCGGTTACGATGAGGGTGATGCCCGGCGCATGTATGCGGGCAGCGACTTCCTGCTCATGCCGTCCCGCTTCGAGCCCTGTGGTCTGAGCCAGATGTACGCGCAGCGTTTCGGCTCCCTGCCGATTGCGCATCGAACCGGCGGACTTGCGGATACGATCGAGGACGGCATCAACGGGTTCCTGTTCGGCGAGCCTTCACTCGGTCGCTTCATGGATGCCATCAGAAGAGGTCTCGAAACATTCCGCTCGGGATCTCGCCTCACGGCTATGCGAAGGGCTGCGATGAGCAGGCCGCACGGTTGGGACCGGTCCGCCTCCCGGTATCAGGAAGTCTACGAGCGTGCCTGCCGGACCGCACTCGCGTAG
- the treZ gene encoding malto-oligosyltrehalose trehalohydrolase, with translation MRRVHSMPFGAEITSDGIRFALWAPTAREVSLVLDDGEHSLSKDSDGWYRHVSGSARAGSRYGYRIDGDIVVPDPASRFQPDDVHGLSLVVDPQSYDWSDASWAGRPWEETVLYEVHVGTATPEGTYAGLMGKLEALRDLGVTAIELMPIGEFPGHRNWGYDGVLPYAPDAAYGSPEDLKRLVERAHELGLMVFLDVVYNHFGPSGNYLHAYAKTFFTERHPTPWGAGINVDGEGAGVVRDFFFHNALYWLQEFHFDGLRFDAVHAITDDGRPHFIEELANRIRQAIPDRHVHLVLENEANQARWLDRGETRQPKLHTAQWADDIHNSWHALLTGENEGYYEDYANKPLQHLGRSLAEGFAYQGDPSPHKEGVLRGEPSGHLPPSAFVAFLQNHDQIGNRAFGERLAHLIPPERLELAQAIFLLSPQIPLLFMGEEWAASTPFQFFVDFESEPDLAEAVRDGRRGEFKRFKAFTDPEMSQRIPDPTDRTTFERSRIDWTEVERSPHREVLSRTRHLLDIRRSEIVPLLKSDYRGSQYKVSSENTLDVSWRFAGSTLRLLANFGGALMTIPVEGNARALWASPGIDVSSADLQLTPWSGIILKGQSA, from the coding sequence ATGCGGCGCGTTCACTCCATGCCCTTTGGGGCAGAGATAACCTCCGATGGCATTCGCTTTGCCTTGTGGGCGCCGACGGCGCGCGAGGTGAGCCTTGTGCTCGACGATGGGGAACACTCACTCAGCAAGGACAGCGACGGCTGGTACCGCCATGTCTCCGGATCTGCGCGAGCCGGAAGCCGCTACGGCTACAGGATCGACGGCGATATCGTCGTGCCCGATCCGGCATCCCGCTTCCAACCCGACGATGTCCATGGGCTCAGCCTCGTGGTCGATCCGCAATCCTATGATTGGTCCGACGCCTCCTGGGCGGGCCGCCCCTGGGAAGAGACCGTCCTCTATGAGGTCCACGTGGGAACGGCCACGCCGGAAGGCACCTATGCGGGCCTGATGGGCAAGCTCGAAGCGTTAAGAGACCTTGGCGTGACGGCCATTGAACTCATGCCGATCGGCGAGTTCCCGGGTCATCGCAATTGGGGGTACGATGGCGTCCTGCCCTATGCACCGGACGCCGCCTACGGAAGCCCGGAGGATCTCAAGCGTCTGGTCGAGCGCGCGCACGAACTCGGACTCATGGTGTTCCTCGATGTGGTCTACAACCATTTCGGGCCTTCCGGAAACTATCTCCATGCCTACGCCAAGACCTTCTTCACCGAACGCCACCCGACGCCCTGGGGCGCCGGCATCAACGTGGATGGCGAAGGCGCGGGCGTGGTGCGTGACTTTTTCTTCCACAACGCGCTCTACTGGTTGCAGGAGTTCCACTTCGACGGGCTTCGCTTCGACGCCGTCCATGCCATCACGGATGACGGTCGGCCGCACTTCATCGAGGAGCTGGCGAACCGCATCAGGCAGGCCATTCCCGACCGCCATGTTCACCTGGTGCTCGAAAACGAAGCCAATCAGGCGCGCTGGCTCGATCGCGGCGAGACACGACAGCCGAAGCTCCATACGGCGCAGTGGGCGGACGACATCCACAATTCCTGGCACGCGCTCCTGACCGGAGAGAACGAGGGCTATTACGAGGATTATGCGAACAAGCCGCTCCAGCACCTCGGCCGGTCGCTGGCGGAAGGCTTCGCCTATCAGGGCGATCCGTCGCCGCACAAGGAGGGCGTCCTTCGCGGCGAGCCGTCGGGGCATCTTCCACCCAGCGCCTTCGTGGCCTTCCTGCAGAACCACGACCAGATCGGCAACCGCGCCTTCGGCGAGCGCCTTGCGCATCTGATCCCACCCGAGCGCCTCGAACTCGCGCAAGCCATCTTCCTGCTCTCGCCGCAGATCCCTTTGCTGTTCATGGGCGAGGAATGGGCCGCATCGACGCCGTTCCAGTTCTTCGTCGACTTCGAGAGCGAACCGGACCTGGCCGAAGCCGTTCGGGATGGGCGGCGGGGCGAGTTCAAGCGCTTCAAGGCGTTCACGGATCCGGAAATGTCACAGAGGATTCCCGACCCGACGGACCGAACGACCTTCGAGCGATCCAGGATCGACTGGACGGAGGTGGAGCGTTCGCCGCATCGCGAGGTCCTGTCACGGACCCGTCATCTTCTCGACATCAGGCGCAGTGAAATCGTTCCGTTGCTCAAAAGCGATTATCGCGGTTCGCAATATAAGGTGTCCTCGGAGAACACGCTCGACGTCAGCTGGCGCTTCGCC